GTCAGTCGCGCTTTGTCTTCTGATGCTAGGGCTGTTGTCCCGATACCCAGATGAGGTTCTATGACAGACGCTACTGAGTGGGTCTTTGCAGGAGCTCAACGACGATATCAGCGTACACGGAGGAAGAGAGGCAAATTGATTCAAACTCAGCGGCCGCACAGATCTCCGATTCGATGTCCTCTACCAATCGGTCTGTTTTAAGGAATCTGCGTGCGTTCTTAGAGACCTAGAAACATTCAACATTATTTTGGGTAATGGCTTTCTTAGTCGCTTGCCATCGTGGAGTATAAactataaaactgtataaaactttTATATCGCTGAACAATATTTATGACTTGCTAAGATAGCAGGTCATAAATACTATAAGCCATTGGATCCAGCGTCAGCTCATATGCAGTTTTTGTCAAGAGAAATATGGATATGCAACCCAGCATGGGGTGTACCAATTTGTTTACCTTCTGTTTGGCCTCAATATTGCCGGCGCTTATTTTTGTCGAGCGATGTCTCGCATAGCGGCGGGCTTGGAAGCTAATTGCTTGGCGTGGCTGGACTACATCGTCGTCTTTGACAAGGACTTCCCGAGCCACTTGGCGTCTCCTAGAAAGGTCCTTTATAGCTTTCGTTTGTTTAAGACGAAATCTTCAGGTAGGAAGTTTTCAGGAACCGCTTGatcaaagatttcttttttgggtCACGAGATTCTGGGTGATTCTTATAGCCCCGCCGACCGCAACTTGAGAGCGATCCGTGAGTTCCCTAAACCTTCCACGATCAAAGAGATTAGAACCTTCTTTGCCATGGcgaatttctcttttatcGCCGCACCCCTTTGCGCACTCTTAAAGGACAAAGTTAGGTGTGTTTGGGAAGCGGAACAGGAGGAGCTCTTCCTCCGTTTGAATTAAGAATTTTGTCTTTAGTTCAAGCCGTACTTAGCCCATTCCCCGAGATGACGAGTTTTATTTGTACACTGATGGGAGTCAAGTAGCGGTAGAAGCAACTTTATTTCTAAAGCAGGGCCCACTGGTAGCTGTAGGATACGTCAGTAAGCCTCTGTCCTGCTTACAACGGAAGTAGAGTCCCACTTAGATCGAATTGTTCGCTACTATAAGCGCACTTCGGTTCTTCCACGTAACCATATACTGTAATCATACCGCATTCTTTTCGGATCACAGTTTGTTCTCGTTGCTGTCGTTGAAGCATAACGATACCCACAATAACCTGGCCAGGTGGGTCATTGAACTTCGAAGTTATGACGTTTCCATCGAGTACCTTAATGGATCCTCTAACGTTGTTGCGGATACCCTCTTTCGCGTTCCGAACAGCCAAGTTCGTTTCGTGGACGACTCTTCCGAAACCGACGATATCGTCAAGTTCGCGGTGAGCATTAATGAGTGTAGGTTGTGGGTCTACTCGCTAAGATCTCCTGTAGTTTTTGCTGGGAGCCCAGTGACCATTCATCCTTATGACGCCtatcatactgataaagatgcTACCTCAGATCACGTAGACTGTTAtgatttcttttgattttgaagatCTGTTCAATCTTCCACTATCAGCC
This is a stretch of genomic DNA from Necator americanus strain Aroian chromosome II, whole genome shotgun sequence. It encodes these proteins:
- a CDS encoding hypothetical protein (NECATOR_CHRII.G6372.T1) yields the protein MLTANLTISSVSEESSTKRTWLFGTRKRVIVGIVMLQRQQREQTVIRKECGMITVYGYVEEPKCAYSSEQFDLSGTLLPLRRQVAREVLVKDDDVVQPRQAISFQARRYARHRSTKISAGNIEAKQKVSKNARRFLKTDRLVEDIESEICAAAEFESICLSSSVYADIVVELLQRPTQ
- a CDS encoding hypothetical protein (NECATOR_CHRII.G6372.T2); protein product: MLTANLTISSVSEESSTKRTWLFGTRKRVSATTLEDPLRRRQVAREVLVKDDDVVQPRQAISFQARRYARHRSTKISAGNIEAKQKRIVEGTSTVAVPYLAPEREKAMEHNRSKDIHKTRQITDYHLAGACIEVEGGIRRIAR